One part of the Mycolicibacterium aromaticivorans JS19b1 = JCM 16368 genome encodes these proteins:
- a CDS encoding Rv0518 family GDSL lipase codes for MTTGLSAVAVLAAVVGYSRPPLTYEMANRGSGFSRIAVIGDSYTTGTDEGGQGPQSWTSRAWLLLAGQGARIDADVAAEGGAGYGIRGNHGNLFEDLTVRAVDRDDSLVVFFGSRNDQPADMQKYPVLVGETLQIARRVAPKAKVLVIGPPWPTADPPGEVLAQRDILRAQAKAVGAVFVDPIAEGWFVGHPELIGPDGVHPTDAGHAYMAEKIAPLIRSQLAIPL; via the coding sequence ATCACGACCGGCCTGTCGGCCGTCGCGGTGCTCGCTGCCGTCGTCGGCTATTCACGCCCGCCCCTCACTTACGAAATGGCCAATCGCGGTTCGGGTTTCAGCCGGATCGCGGTGATCGGCGATTCGTACACGACCGGTACCGACGAGGGCGGTCAGGGGCCGCAGTCGTGGACCTCCCGCGCCTGGCTTCTGCTGGCCGGTCAGGGCGCCAGGATCGACGCCGACGTGGCCGCCGAGGGCGGTGCCGGCTACGGGATCCGCGGCAACCATGGCAACTTGTTCGAGGATCTCACCGTGCGGGCCGTCGACCGTGACGACTCCCTTGTGGTGTTCTTCGGATCCCGCAACGACCAGCCCGCCGATATGCAGAAGTACCCGGTGCTGGTCGGGGAGACCCTGCAGATCGCCCGGCGGGTGGCGCCCAAAGCCAAGGTCCTGGTGATCGGGCCGCCGTGGCCGACGGCCGACCCGCCGGGCGAGGTGCTGGCCCAGCGCGACATTCTGCGTGCCCAGGCCAAAGCCGTCGGCGCGGTCTTCGTCGATCCGATCGCCGAAGGCTGGTTCGTCGGCCACCCCGAACTGATCGGCCCCGATGGAGTGCACCCCACCGACGCGGGACATGCCTACATGGCCGAGAAGATCGCCCCGCTCATCCGGAGCCAGTTGGCCATCCCGCTGTGA
- a CDS encoding PTS sugar transporter subunit IIA, translating to MSTTSVHAPVSGRAIALGDVPDPVFAQGMVGFGAAVDPPHDVIDAVAPVSGRVLKLMPHAYIIITGENVGVLVHLGLDTVTLQGAGFSAHVSEGDTVTAGQPIITYDVPSVVAAGLSPIVPVVVMDEREPGNVVVSGDVTQGAEIASGALLFTANK from the coding sequence ATGAGCACAACGTCCGTCCACGCGCCGGTATCCGGGCGTGCTATCGCGCTCGGCGACGTACCCGATCCCGTTTTCGCCCAAGGCATGGTGGGCTTCGGCGCCGCAGTCGATCCGCCACACGACGTGATCGATGCGGTGGCGCCGGTCAGCGGCCGCGTCCTGAAGCTGATGCCGCACGCCTACATCATCATCACGGGCGAGAATGTCGGCGTCCTGGTTCATCTCGGGCTCGATACCGTCACCCTGCAGGGGGCGGGATTCAGCGCCCACGTCAGCGAGGGCGACACCGTGACCGCCGGCCAGCCGATCATCACCTATGACGTCCCGTCGGTGGTGGCAGCCGGGTTGAGCCCGATCGTTCCCGTCGTGGTGATGGACGAACGTGAACCCGGCAACGTCGTGGTGAGCGGCGACGTCACTCAGGGTGCCGAAATCGCTTCGGGAGCCCTACTTTTCACTGCCAATAAGTAG
- a CDS encoding CDGP domain-containing protein: MKKLGSVVVCTITAIGIGIIGAPTASAGCQGLWTPWGGGQRCDGPIDANGFFQRCETGGAFGFNTPQQCYQVDANNLGNSQPWIAP, from the coding sequence GTGAAGAAACTCGGTTCAGTGGTGGTCTGCACGATCACCGCCATCGGTATCGGCATCATCGGCGCGCCCACGGCCAGCGCGGGATGCCAGGGACTCTGGACACCGTGGGGCGGCGGCCAGCGCTGCGACGGGCCGATCGATGCGAACGGCTTCTTTCAGCGCTGCGAGACCGGGGGCGCGTTCGGATTCAACACGCCGCAGCAGTGCTACCAGGTGGACGCCAACAATCTGGGCAACAGCCAGCCCTGGATCGCGCCCTGA
- a CDS encoding TetR/AcrR family transcriptional regulator, which translates to MDLQVQNLTAKGRATRQRIIEGAAAEIRARGVALTTLDDVMVRTRTSKSQLFHYFPGGKEQLLLAVAALESQMVLDDQQPHLGALTSWAAWQRWRDSVVDRYRRQGQNCPIAVLMSEIGRTTPGAEAVTAELIVQWSGAIATGIRSMQEQGKVAYSVNAERAAAALLAGIQGGVGIMLATGDLSYLEAALDQGIDALRAA; encoded by the coding sequence ATGGACCTGCAAGTCCAAAATTTGACCGCGAAGGGCCGCGCCACCCGACAGCGGATCATCGAGGGAGCCGCCGCCGAGATCCGCGCCCGCGGCGTCGCGCTGACCACCCTCGACGACGTCATGGTGCGCACTCGCACCTCCAAAAGTCAGCTCTTCCACTATTTCCCCGGCGGTAAGGAGCAGCTCCTGCTGGCCGTCGCGGCACTGGAGTCCCAGATGGTGCTCGACGACCAGCAGCCTCATCTCGGTGCGCTCACATCATGGGCAGCCTGGCAGCGGTGGCGGGATTCCGTCGTCGACCGCTATCGCAGGCAGGGCCAGAACTGCCCGATCGCGGTGCTGATGTCGGAGATCGGGCGCACCACCCCGGGGGCCGAGGCCGTCACCGCCGAGCTCATCGTCCAGTGGAGCGGCGCGATCGCGACCGGAATCCGGTCGATGCAGGAGCAGGGCAAGGTGGCCTATTCGGTGAACGCCGAGCGCGCCGCGGCAGCGTTGCTGGCCGGGATCCAGGGCGGGGTCGGCATCATGCTGGCGACCGGCGACCTGAGCTATCTGGAAGCCGCTCTGGACCAGGGCATCGATGCGCTGCGCGCGGCATGA
- the nagB gene encoding glucosamine-6-phosphate deaminase has translation MEVVILPDTAAIGALAADAVEALLARKPTAVLGLATGSSPLAIYDELAARCDAGRISFRRARGFTLDEYVGLPADHPERYRTVIDTVLVSRVDFAAGAVAGPDGLAEDIPVACAQYEAAITAAGGIDLQILGIGTDGHIGFNEPGSSLASRTRIKTLTRQTRIDNARFFDDDVDQVPTHCLTQGLGTIMAARHVVLVALGRSKAEAVHQLVEGPVSAMWPATILQHHPHVTVLLDGGAARRLQLADYYRETYLSKPSWQGI, from the coding sequence ATGGAAGTTGTCATTCTCCCCGACACCGCGGCGATCGGCGCGCTGGCCGCCGATGCCGTCGAGGCGCTGCTCGCCCGCAAGCCGACCGCGGTGCTTGGACTGGCCACCGGCTCGTCCCCGCTGGCGATCTACGACGAGTTGGCCGCCCGGTGCGACGCGGGCCGCATCTCGTTTCGGCGAGCCCGCGGCTTCACCCTCGACGAGTACGTCGGATTGCCGGCCGATCATCCCGAGCGCTACCGCACCGTCATCGACACGGTGTTGGTCTCGCGCGTCGACTTCGCGGCGGGCGCGGTGGCCGGCCCCGACGGGTTGGCCGAAGACATTCCGGTGGCGTGCGCCCAGTACGAGGCGGCCATCACCGCAGCAGGCGGCATCGACCTGCAAATCCTGGGCATCGGCACCGACGGCCACATCGGATTCAACGAGCCCGGGTCGTCGCTGGCGTCGCGCACCCGGATCAAAACGCTGACGCGCCAGACCCGAATCGACAACGCCCGCTTCTTCGACGACGACGTCGACCAAGTCCCGACCCATTGCCTAACCCAAGGGTTGGGCACGATCATGGCGGCCCGTCACGTCGTGCTGGTGGCGCTCGGCCGAAGCAAGGCCGAGGCGGTGCATCAGCTGGTGGAGGGGCCGGTGAGCGCGATGTGGCCGGCCACCATCCTGCAGCATCATCCGCACGTGACGGTCCTCCTCGACGGCGGTGCGGCGCGACGTTTGCAGCTGGCCGACTACTACCGGGAGACCTACCTGTCCAAGCCGTCATGGCAGGGCATCTGA
- the nagA gene encoding N-acetylglucosamine-6-phosphate deacetylase has translation MLITAATLLTGRELLRPGWIEVFGGSVRALGAGSPPRAADRELGTVVPGFIDTHVHGGGGSDFSGATSDDTATAVELHRRHGTTTLIASLVSAGPAELLHQVEVLAGHVRDGTLGGIHLEGPWLATQRCGAHDPAALRDPDTGEVDTLLQAGAGAIRMVTLAPERPGALAAIERIVTAGAVAAVGHTEATYEQTRAAITAGATVGTHLFNAMRPIHHREPGPVIALLEDPRVTVELIADGVHVDAALYRHVVRAAGPDRLSLVTDAMAAAGVSDGRYRIGRMDVEVADGVAQLAGTTTIAGSTATMDRVFRFAVANSGLPHDEALSLAVRQSSLNPARALGLPCPELVTGARADLVALDTDLALTDVLCGGAWVPR, from the coding sequence GTGCTGATCACCGCTGCCACCTTGCTGACCGGCCGAGAATTGTTGCGGCCGGGCTGGATTGAGGTGTTCGGCGGGTCAGTGCGGGCGCTGGGCGCGGGTTCGCCGCCGCGAGCGGCCGACCGTGAGCTGGGTACCGTGGTGCCCGGTTTCATCGACACCCACGTCCACGGCGGCGGCGGGTCCGATTTCTCCGGGGCGACTTCGGATGACACGGCGACCGCTGTGGAGCTTCACCGCAGGCACGGCACCACGACCCTGATCGCGTCGCTGGTGTCGGCCGGACCGGCCGAACTGTTGCACCAGGTCGAGGTACTCGCCGGCCATGTGCGCGACGGCACGCTCGGCGGGATTCACCTCGAAGGCCCGTGGCTGGCCACGCAACGCTGCGGAGCGCACGACCCTGCGGCGCTTCGCGATCCGGACACCGGCGAAGTCGACACGCTGCTGCAGGCCGGCGCCGGAGCCATCCGGATGGTCACTCTCGCACCGGAGCGCCCGGGTGCGCTGGCCGCGATCGAGCGAATCGTCACCGCGGGCGCGGTGGCCGCTGTCGGACACACAGAGGCGACCTACGAGCAGACCCGCGCGGCGATCACAGCGGGCGCGACGGTCGGCACGCATCTGTTCAACGCGATGCGCCCGATCCACCACCGCGAGCCGGGCCCGGTGATCGCGCTGCTGGAAGACCCCCGGGTGACGGTGGAGTTGATCGCCGACGGAGTGCACGTCGACGCCGCGCTGTACCGGCACGTGGTCCGTGCGGCCGGTCCCGACCGGCTGTCGCTCGTCACCGACGCCATGGCGGCGGCCGGGGTGAGCGACGGCCGGTACCGGATCGGCCGAATGGACGTCGAGGTCGCCGACGGCGTGGCCCAGCTGGCCGGGACGACGACGATAGCGGGCAGCACCGCCACGATGGACCGGGTGTTCCGATTCGCCGTGGCCAACAGCGGGCTCCCCCACGACGAGGCACTGTCACTCGCGGTGCGCCAGTCGTCGCTGAATCCGGCTCGCGCACTGGGGCTTCCATGTCCAGAACTCGTCACGGGCGCACGTGCCGACCTGGTCGCGCTGGACACCGACCTCGCGCTCACCGACGTGCTGTGCGGCGGCGCGTGGGTTCCGCGCTGA
- a CDS encoding PTS transporter subunit EIIC — translation MSETTKGSGAQQKSGLRIPGFAQLQRLGKSLMLPIAVLPAAGILLRLGQDDLLGRIKAPVIGPFFQAMSAAGGALFNNLALLFAVGVAIGFARKADGSTALSAVVGYLVMQAVFKTMSPFVLAGQLDKAGEQAQINYSVFGGIVVGLLTAWLFDKYHTITLPPYLGFFGGRRFVPIVVSVASLVVSFAMSYFYPMFDAGLTGLGHFIGGAGALGAFVYGFANRMLIPLGLHHILNSYVWFIYGSYPSGDGHVVTGELSRFAAGDPSAGLLTSGFYPILMFGLPGAALAMIHVANKKQRKVAFGILSAAALTAFLTGVTEPLEFAFMFVAFPLYVVHAVLTGLSLAIAYLLDIHLGFSFSAGLIDLLLYGTAPAAKNIPLLIVMGLVFFAVYYLLFRFAITRWNMRTPGREPDAEFDAEERANVGEGAESATAVAVGGAVTTAPAVTDSKAEQLIAAFGGRENLRSVDACITRLRMEVVDAGKVDQNRLKSLGAAGVIEVGNSVQAVFGTQAEVLKNEINDAL, via the coding sequence ATGAGTGAAACCACCAAAGGCTCAGGCGCACAGCAAAAGTCGGGGCTGCGCATACCGGGCTTCGCGCAGCTGCAACGGCTCGGTAAGAGCTTGATGCTGCCGATCGCCGTACTTCCGGCCGCAGGCATCCTGCTGCGGCTCGGCCAGGACGACCTGCTGGGGCGGATCAAGGCGCCGGTGATCGGCCCGTTCTTCCAGGCGATGAGCGCAGCCGGCGGAGCGCTGTTCAACAATCTCGCGTTGCTGTTCGCCGTCGGTGTCGCGATCGGCTTCGCGCGCAAGGCCGACGGCTCGACGGCGCTGTCAGCAGTCGTCGGCTATCTGGTGATGCAGGCGGTCTTCAAGACGATGTCGCCGTTCGTGCTTGCCGGACAACTCGACAAGGCCGGCGAACAGGCGCAGATCAACTACAGCGTGTTCGGCGGGATAGTGGTCGGTCTGCTCACCGCGTGGCTGTTCGACAAGTACCACACCATCACGTTGCCGCCGTACCTCGGTTTCTTCGGTGGTCGCCGCTTCGTCCCGATCGTCGTATCGGTGGCGAGCCTCGTGGTGTCCTTCGCGATGAGCTATTTCTATCCGATGTTCGACGCCGGGCTCACCGGACTGGGCCACTTCATCGGCGGTGCCGGTGCGCTGGGGGCGTTCGTCTACGGCTTCGCCAACCGCATGCTGATCCCGTTGGGTCTGCACCACATCCTGAATTCGTACGTGTGGTTCATCTACGGCAGCTATCCGAGCGGCGACGGGCATGTGGTCACCGGTGAACTCAGCCGGTTCGCCGCCGGTGACCCCAGCGCTGGCCTGCTCACGTCGGGCTTCTACCCGATCCTGATGTTCGGCCTGCCCGGCGCGGCGTTGGCAATGATCCACGTGGCGAACAAGAAACAACGAAAGGTCGCGTTCGGCATCCTGTCCGCCGCCGCGCTGACCGCGTTCCTCACCGGTGTCACCGAACCGCTGGAGTTCGCCTTCATGTTCGTGGCGTTCCCGCTCTACGTCGTGCACGCGGTTCTGACCGGGTTGTCGCTGGCCATCGCCTACCTGCTCGACATCCACCTGGGCTTCTCGTTCTCAGCCGGTCTGATCGATCTGCTCCTCTACGGCACCGCGCCCGCCGCCAAGAACATCCCGCTGCTGATCGTCATGGGCCTGGTCTTCTTCGCCGTGTACTACCTGCTGTTCCGTTTCGCGATCACCCGATGGAACATGCGCACGCCCGGCCGTGAACCCGACGCCGAGTTCGACGCCGAGGAGCGGGCGAACGTGGGCGAAGGCGCCGAGTCGGCGACCGCCGTGGCGGTCGGGGGCGCGGTGACGACCGCCCCCGCGGTCACCGACAGCAAGGCCGAACAGCTGATCGCGGCGTTCGGTGGGCGAGAGAACCTGCGCAGCGTCGACGCCTGTATCACCAGACTGCGGATGGAGGTCGTGGACGCCGGCAAAGTCGACCAGAACCGGCTGAAAAGCCTTGGCGCCGCCGGCGTGATCGAGGTCGGCAACAGCGTGCAGGCCGTCTTCGGGACCCAGGCCGAGGTGCTGAAAAACGAGATCAACGATGCTCTGTAA
- a CDS encoding S53 family peptidase: protein MTPLLATLAVVMVVFAGDRPTPSLPYNLIGGPFARLLAQAADLGPARTQRVQLTAELREAARPTALTAWAATHGLSVGWRDGDAWAVVEGTPRAIAGALEVAVHDYRRTNGVVFYASPQQPIVPQQLSSEVTELGRILGYTPSHEGVPPTPPLDVPNAGLAPTELLTAYNINPLTSAGYTGKGQTVVVFTFDGVDQRDLDKFSEWFSLPKFTLEVMGGMPPERRGEATMDVQFVHAIAPSARIVLVNARSTAEGDATYVKLGKLMEEVDRTYPGAVWSFSIGWGCDRLLSRADLAPVRSALARAQRNGTTAFVASGDLAGLECKGGKTWSDPPSPDDYGVDVMASLPEVTGVGGTTLSTDSQGQWLAEQGWYDVPLTQGSGGGASVLFARPSWQDTGAPAGPHDKRLVPDIAAVADPFTGVRFVLNGQLLVGGGTSQAAPIWAGIAAVMNQFLTARGLEQLGDFNPLLYDIAGGAEVPAFRDIYLGANAVTPVGVGYDMITGLGTPNVDNLTKALLVLKSLRR from the coding sequence ATGACACCGCTGCTCGCGACGCTCGCCGTGGTCATGGTGGTCTTCGCCGGAGACCGCCCGACGCCGTCGCTGCCCTACAACCTGATCGGCGGGCCGTTCGCCCGGCTGCTGGCCCAGGCCGCCGATCTCGGTCCTGCGCGTACCCAGCGAGTCCAGCTGACCGCCGAACTACGGGAGGCCGCCCGGCCGACGGCGCTGACCGCATGGGCCGCCACCCACGGATTGTCGGTGGGCTGGCGCGACGGTGACGCCTGGGCGGTCGTGGAAGGCACCCCGCGAGCGATTGCCGGTGCCCTCGAGGTGGCTGTGCACGACTATCGCCGTACCAACGGGGTGGTGTTCTACGCCTCGCCACAGCAGCCCATCGTCCCGCAGCAGCTGAGCAGTGAAGTCACTGAACTGGGCCGGATTCTCGGATACACGCCGTCACACGAAGGCGTTCCGCCGACCCCCCCGCTGGACGTCCCCAATGCGGGGCTCGCGCCCACCGAGTTGCTCACCGCTTACAACATCAACCCGCTGACGTCGGCGGGGTACACCGGAAAGGGTCAGACGGTCGTCGTCTTCACCTTCGACGGCGTCGACCAGCGCGACCTGGACAAGTTCTCCGAGTGGTTCTCGCTGCCGAAATTCACCCTCGAGGTGATGGGCGGGATGCCGCCCGAGCGGCGCGGCGAGGCGACCATGGACGTCCAGTTCGTCCACGCGATCGCACCCTCGGCGCGGATCGTTCTGGTCAACGCCCGGTCTACCGCCGAAGGCGATGCGACCTACGTCAAGCTCGGCAAGCTGATGGAGGAGGTCGACCGCACCTACCCGGGGGCGGTGTGGAGCTTCTCGATCGGCTGGGGCTGCGATCGCTTGCTCTCCCGCGCCGACCTGGCGCCGGTGCGCTCGGCGCTGGCCCGCGCCCAGCGCAACGGGACGACGGCCTTCGTCGCCAGCGGAGATCTGGCCGGTCTGGAATGCAAAGGCGGCAAGACCTGGTCGGATCCGCCGAGCCCCGACGACTACGGCGTCGACGTGATGGCCTCGTTGCCGGAGGTGACCGGTGTCGGGGGAACGACGTTATCCACCGATTCCCAGGGGCAGTGGCTTGCCGAACAAGGCTGGTACGACGTCCCGCTGACCCAGGGCAGCGGCGGCGGCGCGTCAGTGTTGTTCGCCCGCCCGTCGTGGCAGGACACCGGAGCCCCCGCCGGCCCGCACGACAAGCGGCTGGTGCCCGACATCGCCGCGGTGGCCGACCCGTTCACCGGCGTGAGATTCGTGCTCAACGGCCAGCTCCTCGTGGGCGGTGGCACCTCGCAGGCCGCACCGATCTGGGCCGGGATCGCCGCGGTGATGAACCAGTTCCTGACGGCGCGCGGTTTGGAACAGCTCGGCGACTTCAACCCGCTGCTCTACGACATCGCCGGCGGAGCCGAGGTACCCGCCTTCCGAGACATCTATCTCGGGGCCAACGCGGTGACACCCGTCGGAGTCGGCTACGACATGATCACCGGGCTCGGGACGCCGAACGTCGACAACCTGACCAAGGCGCTGCTCGTCCTGAAGTCGTTGCGCCGATGA
- a CDS encoding aminoglycoside phosphotransferase family protein: MIDLPAGVRAMAARGPQWATWVDALPRLTRDVVAQWQLRPDGVATHGYCSLVVPVRTADGTAAILKLGFPDDESEHEHLALRRWGGEGAVRLLSADPHRRTILLERLGDDLTRVDDMEACRIVAGLYRHLHVPALPQLRPLTFYLDRWTAELADLPRSAPIPHRLVEQALSQCADLTTDAEATARVLHSDLHYENVLAGGRQPWLAIDPKPVNGDPHYEIAPMLWNRFDELAGDVRIRVRRRFYTLVDAAEFDEDRARAWVVVRAVLNAMWAVQDSGAQQPGWLTACIAVAKAVQD; the protein is encoded by the coding sequence GTGATCGATCTGCCCGCCGGGGTGCGGGCGATGGCCGCTCGCGGCCCGCAGTGGGCGACGTGGGTCGACGCACTGCCCCGGCTCACCCGTGACGTCGTCGCGCAGTGGCAGCTTCGGCCGGACGGTGTCGCCACCCACGGGTATTGCTCACTGGTGGTGCCGGTCCGCACAGCCGACGGCACGGCCGCGATCCTGAAGCTCGGCTTCCCCGATGACGAGTCCGAACACGAGCACCTGGCGCTGCGCCGCTGGGGCGGCGAGGGTGCCGTCCGGCTACTGAGCGCCGACCCGCACCGGCGGACGATTCTGCTGGAACGGCTCGGCGACGACCTCACCAGAGTCGACGACATGGAGGCCTGCCGGATCGTCGCGGGTCTGTATCGGCACCTGCACGTCCCCGCGTTGCCGCAACTGCGGCCGCTGACGTTCTACCTCGACCGCTGGACCGCCGAACTCGCCGACCTGCCGCGCAGCGCACCGATTCCACACCGGCTGGTGGAGCAGGCGCTGAGCCAGTGCGCGGACCTGACGACTGACGCCGAGGCGACGGCACGGGTCCTGCACAGCGATCTGCATTACGAGAACGTGCTCGCGGGCGGACGGCAGCCCTGGCTGGCCATCGACCCCAAACCGGTCAACGGCGATCCGCACTACGAGATCGCCCCGATGCTGTGGAACCGCTTCGACGAGCTGGCCGGCGATGTCCGCATTCGCGTGCGCAGACGGTTCTACACCCTGGTCGACGCGGCGGAGTTCGACGAGGATCGGGCGCGGGCCTGGGTGGTGGTGCGGGCGGTGCTCAACGCCATGTGGGCGGTGCAGGATTCCGGAGCGCAGCAGCCGGGCTGGCTGACTGCGTGTATTGCCGTCGCAAAGGCGGTACAGGACTGA
- a CDS encoding SDR family NAD(P)-dependent oxidoreductase, protein MSPKDTRLAGRRALVTGSTGGLGVAIAKALAADGAFVVVSGRDNTRGDAVVADIRSAGGDGSFVAADLGAGGAATNQLADAAIEASGGIDILVNNAATLLMPTPTADVTEQELRDVFGVNVFAPFLLTGVLAPRMVAQGGGTIVNIGSVAGLRGAGGSAVYGANKAAIHSFTQSWADEYGPHGVRVNAVAPGPIGTDRQAEFADHIAPTLSRLPSRRVSTPEEVSAAVVFLASDAAANIHGVVLSVDGGWAAT, encoded by the coding sequence ATGAGTCCAAAAGATACCCGGTTGGCCGGGCGCAGAGCACTTGTCACCGGTTCCACAGGCGGCCTCGGGGTCGCCATCGCGAAGGCCCTGGCCGCTGACGGCGCCTTCGTGGTGGTGAGCGGACGGGACAATACCCGCGGCGATGCGGTCGTCGCCGATATCCGTTCGGCAGGTGGGGACGGGTCCTTCGTCGCCGCCGATCTGGGAGCCGGCGGTGCCGCCACGAACCAGCTGGCCGACGCTGCCATCGAGGCGAGCGGCGGCATCGACATCCTGGTGAACAACGCGGCCACCTTGCTGATGCCCACGCCGACCGCTGACGTCACCGAGCAGGAACTGCGAGATGTCTTCGGCGTCAACGTGTTCGCACCGTTCCTGTTGACCGGTGTTCTGGCCCCGCGCATGGTCGCCCAGGGTGGCGGCACGATCGTCAACATCGGTTCGGTCGCCGGTCTGCGTGGAGCCGGCGGCTCGGCGGTCTACGGCGCCAACAAAGCCGCGATCCATTCGTTCACCCAGTCCTGGGCGGACGAGTACGGCCCGCACGGTGTTCGGGTCAACGCGGTGGCCCCCGGCCCGATCGGCACCGATCGGCAGGCCGAATTCGCCGACCACATCGCGCCGACGCTGAGCCGCCTGCCGTCGCGGCGGGTCAGCACCCCGGAGGAGGTCTCGGCCGCGGTGGTGTTCCTGGCCAGTGACGCCGCCGCCAATATCCACGGAGTAGTCCTCAGCGTCGACGGTGGCTGGGCTGCAACCTGA
- a CDS encoding DUF732 domain-containing protein, whose translation MTVRTFDRESTGGTAFAVRSLAVMAGTFVAVAAWPAPAHADTAGVSSLLNSTGISQLIVQIGQQICPMLVKPGSSLVSNATTASGHGGLASQVTGFVAEQAIRSQCPAVMAELGNGNFGPLMQMLSTANQASGALNTLNGVPSVPSLPLPAAGVLSP comes from the coding sequence ATGACCGTGCGCACTTTCGATCGTGAATCGACCGGCGGCACCGCCTTCGCAGTGCGATCGCTGGCCGTGATGGCAGGAACGTTCGTTGCCGTAGCCGCGTGGCCGGCGCCTGCCCACGCGGACACAGCGGGCGTCAGTAGCCTGCTGAACTCGACCGGTATCAGTCAGCTGATCGTGCAGATCGGCCAGCAGATCTGCCCGATGCTGGTCAAGCCGGGCAGCAGCCTGGTTTCCAATGCCACCACGGCCAGCGGACACGGCGGCCTCGCCTCCCAGGTGACCGGGTTCGTGGCCGAGCAGGCCATCCGGTCCCAGTGCCCGGCGGTGATGGCCGAACTCGGCAACGGGAACTTCGGGCCGCTGATGCAGATGCTCAGTACCGCCAACCAGGCGTCGGGCGCACTCAACACGCTCAACGGCGTTCCCTCGGTGCCGTCGTTGCCGTTGCCGGCCGCCGGCGTGCTCAGCCCGTAG
- a CDS encoding acyltransferase family protein codes for MGVVRTGEIKALTGLRIVAALWVVLFHFRPLIWEASPRLKEDLAPLLNAGAQGVDLFFILSGFVLTWNYLDRMGTHFSGRATLHFLWLRLSRVWPVYLVTMHLAAAWIIFTLHVGATPSADVEKLTAISYVRQLFMVQLWFEPFFDGTSWDGPAWSISAEWLAYLLFGGIILVIFRMARVTRARMLIFLAFVAALPPTLLLLASGHFYTPWSWLPRIVAQFVAGALACAAVRRLQIGRRGQHISGIAAVLLTAAMVGILYYYDANPVAGMIDPGGLVDVLFMPLVVTLAIGVGTLPALLSTRLLVYGGQISFSLYMVHEIVHTSWNWAVQEYQIDLPKSVQKIVVVGLIVAAVAGAIGLYHGVEEPARRWMRRMVDFRDVKHDKHTGPPGAEGGRLASIDHARDTRPPQSSARAG; via the coding sequence ATGGGTGTTGTGCGAACCGGAGAAATCAAGGCGCTGACCGGTCTTCGCATCGTCGCCGCCTTGTGGGTGGTGTTGTTCCACTTCCGGCCGCTGATCTGGGAAGCCTCACCGCGACTCAAGGAAGACCTTGCGCCGCTGCTCAACGCCGGAGCTCAAGGCGTCGACCTGTTCTTCATCCTCAGCGGATTCGTGCTGACGTGGAACTATCTCGATCGGATGGGAACGCACTTCTCGGGGCGCGCCACCCTGCACTTCCTCTGGCTGCGGCTGTCCCGGGTGTGGCCGGTGTACCTGGTGACCATGCACCTCGCCGCCGCGTGGATCATCTTCACGCTGCACGTCGGCGCCACACCGTCGGCGGACGTCGAGAAGCTCACCGCGATCAGCTATGTGCGCCAGCTGTTCATGGTGCAGCTCTGGTTCGAACCGTTCTTCGACGGCACCAGCTGGGACGGGCCGGCGTGGTCGATCAGCGCGGAATGGCTGGCCTACCTGCTGTTCGGCGGGATCATCCTGGTGATCTTCCGGATGGCGCGCGTGACCCGGGCCCGCATGCTGATCTTCCTGGCCTTCGTTGCTGCACTGCCGCCCACTCTGCTGCTGCTGGCCAGCGGCCATTTCTACACCCCGTGGAGCTGGCTGCCGCGAATCGTGGCCCAATTCGTGGCCGGCGCGCTGGCCTGCGCGGCCGTGCGACGGCTGCAGATCGGAAGGCGTGGCCAGCACATCTCGGGCATTGCCGCGGTACTGCTGACCGCCGCGATGGTCGGCATCCTCTACTACTACGACGCCAACCCGGTGGCTGGGATGATCGACCCCGGCGGCCTGGTCGACGTGTTGTTCATGCCTCTGGTCGTCACGCTGGCGATCGGCGTGGGCACCCTGCCGGCGCTGCTGTCCACGCGGCTGCTGGTGTACGGGGGCCAGATTTCGTTCAGCCTCTACATGGTCCACGAGATCGTGCACACCTCGTGGAACTGGGCGGTCCAGGAGTACCAGATCGACCTTCCGAAATCGGTTCAGAAGATCGTCGTCGTCGGCCTGATCGTGGCCGCCGTGGCCGGCGCGATCGGGCTCTACCACGGGGTCGAGGAACCGGCCCGGCGCTGGATGCGCAGGATGGTCGACTTCCGCGACGTCAAGCACGACAAGCACACCGGCCCGCCGGGGGCCGAGGGCGGCCGGCTGGCCTCCATCGACCACGCCCGCGATACCCGCCCTCCGCAGTCCTCGGCGCGGGCCGGGTAG